In Helianthus annuus cultivar XRQ/B chromosome 9, HanXRQr2.0-SUNRISE, whole genome shotgun sequence, the following are encoded in one genomic region:
- the LOC110874027 gene encoding disease resistance protein RPV1, protein MASTSSVPKSFKYDVFLSFRGEDTRKTFVDHLYHALVNKGIITYKDDEKIEKGERINEQLMRSIEDSRFYIIVFSKNYAASSWCLDELAKIMECQKMTEHTAYPIFYDVEPTEIRNQSGSVWEAFEQSTRKRKRTLEDVAPEKEDDVGRWRVALKEAAGLAGWELKNTLDGHEAKFIQTIVKHVSLNPHFINSSVDGKLVGMGTRVNNMVSSLEINSDDVRMIGIWGMGGGGKTTLARAVFDHISIWFDAKCFVENVREGSKGSGLKVLQKKVLQCVLNDKSIKVESVYDGKRLMERMMCSKRVLVVLDDVDDTEQLEALAGDHSWFKPGSRIIITTRDKQVLVAHGVHNHNIHDVSLLSHEEAICLFSRYAFNGEIPNQGYEDLSGKVVHYAAGLPLTIKVLGAHLCGRSECEWVDAIERLKTFPLEKTLKRLELSYNGLENDQKEIFLDIACILKGEKKKKAIKILQSCGFHAQIGLRVLEQKSLITISKEDYNDYGFDDSDDDDVWDDVEGRMHPGEGGNSEKLFMHDHLEELGRNIVRRLHREEPKRHGRLWIREEIEDILVNELGNEETKCLKLRCTDLEPAIIMKGLRMMKELRLLYVECLYSIDVVDEVDEVFKYLPDALQSLYWYPYPFSCLPETFRANKLVNLEMPDSNIYELWEGGERKVLKNLKFLDLSGSKLRTFDLMLTPLLEELNLKGCDQLFKLHMPDKCPNLKFLNLSYTKVSNINLRMTPHLGNLALRGCADFIELHMPVECPNLKILILHVTKVGNLNLGMTPNLEKLYLVACNEFELDMSVKCPKLIYLKIRGSKVSNINLELTPNLKKLDLSKCHSLLKIHAPVGCLNKLVYFHLGTHSNFESFKVYDKHYNSANHYSVATSVIEARCIRICPLHLNNKLPKIGFKCETDEPGSSWMGNLEKLVYSSLCPCKYLEYWPATISGSQHLRGLKLKGSIPVDLCQLESLETLSLSEVEIRHLPESICMLKHLKKLQISNCWVIEQLPEDICGLECLEKLDIWYCTSLRDIPNSICKMKCLKYLSLCGCEKVETLPENFGCLECLEKLHLAKCTSLRDIPNSTCKMKCLKGLDLSYCDQVKKLPEELGSLECLKELYIEGSGISRLPQCIYQLKGLRIIGSREQLESCGFTSLRNTSDCRDYDYCCYYCFYVELKALEPLSKLNQL, encoded by the exons ATGGCTTCTACTTCATCAGTTCCAAAAAGCTTCAAGTACGATGTCTTTTTGAGTTTCAGGGGTGAAGACACCCGTAAAACCTTTGTTGATCATCTCTATCATGCTCTTGTCAATAAAGGCATTATTACTTACAAAGATGATGAGAAAATTGAAAAAGGGGAAAGGATCAATGAGCAGCTAATGAGATCCATCGAAGACTCCAGATTTTACATAATTGTGTTCTCCAAGAACTATGCGGCTTCATCATGGTGCTTAGACGAGCTTGCCAAGATCATGGAGTGCCAAAAGATGACCGAGCATACTGCTTACCCCATCTTCTATGATGTGGAGCCCACCGAAATCCGCAACCAAAGTGGGTCAGTTTGGGAAGCCTTTGAACAATCGACAAGGAAGAGGAAGAGGACGTTGGAAGATGTAGCTCCG GAAAAGGAAGATGATGTTGGAAGATGGAGAGTTGCTCTCAAAGAAGCGGCTGGTCTGGCTGGCTGGGAGTTGAAGAACACCCTTGATGG GCATGAAGCAAAATTTATCCAAACAATTGTTAAACATGTTTCACTAAACCCGCATTTCATCAATTCGAGTGTTGATGGGAAGTTAGTAGGCATGGGGACCCGGGTGAACAATATGGTTTCATCTTTAGAAATTAATTCTGATGATGTGCGTATGATAGGGATTTGGGGAATGGGAGGTGGTGGTAAGACGACTTTGGCGAGAGCTGTTTTTGATCATATATCCATTTGGTTTGACGCTAAATGTTTCGTTGAGAATGTCAGGGAAGGCTCAAAAGGCTCTGGTTTGAAAGTGTTGCAAAAAAAGGTCCTTCAATGTGTGTTAAATGATAAAAGCATTAAGGTAGAAAGTGTTTATGACGGGAAAAGGCTGATGGAAAGGATGATGTGTAGTAAAAGGGTACTTGTTGTTCTAGATGATGTGGATGATACAGAGCAACTTGAGGCTTTAGCAGGTGACCATAGTTGGTTTAAGCCAGGAAGTAGAATCATAATCACAACAAGAGATAAGCAAGTGTTGGTAGCTCACGGAGTTCATAATCACAATATTCATGATGTCAGTTTGTTATCACATGAGGAAGCAATTTGCCTCTTCAGTAGGTATGCATTTAATGGAGAGATTCCAAATCAAGGGTATGAAGATCTCTCTGGAAAAGTTGTGCATTATGCTGCTGGTCTTCCCTTAACAATCAAAGTTTTGGGTGCACATCTTTGTGGCAGAAGTGAGTGTGAATGGGTCGATGCCATAGAAAGACTAAAAACATTTCCGTTAGAGAAAACTTTGAAAAGATTGGAACTAAGCTACAATGGTCTAGAGAATGATCAAAAAGAAATATTTCTGGATATTGCTTGCATACTGAAAGgtgaaaagaagaagaaagcaATCAAAATACTTCAAAGTTGTGGGTTCCATGCTCAGATTGGTCTAAGAGTTCTTGAACAGAAATCCTTGATAACTATATCTAAGGAGGATTATAATGATTATGGTTTtgatgattctgatgatgatgatgtttgggATGATGTTGAGGGGCGTATGCACCCCGGTGAGGGAGGCAATTCTGAGAAGTTGTTCATGCATGATCATCTAGAAGAATTGGGCAGGAATATTGTTCGGCGTTTGCACCGTGAGGAGCCTAAGAGACATGGTCGATTATGGATTAGAGAGGAAATTGAAGATATACTGGTTAATGAATTG GGTAATGAAGAAACAAAATGTCTAAAACTCAGGTGTACAGATCTCGAACCTGCAATTATTATGAAAGGTCTTCGAATGATGAAGGAACTTAGATTGCTTTACGTGGAGTGTCTATATAGCATAGATGTAGTTGATGAAGTTGATGAGGTATTCAAATACTTACCAGATGCTTTACAATCTCTTTATTGGTATCCTTACCCATTTAGTTGTTTACCTGAAACATTTCGAGCAAATAAGCTAGTTAACCTTGAAATGCCTGACAGCAACATCTATGAACTTTGGGAAGGGGGAGAAAGAAAG gttcttaaaaaccttaaATTCCTTGACCTCTCTGGTTCAAAGTTGAGAACCTTTGACCTTATGTTGACTCCACTTCTCGAGGAGTTAAATCTTAAAGGATGCGATCAACTTTTCAAACTCCACATGCCCGATAAATGTCCGAACCTCAAATTCCTCAACCTCAGTTATACTAAGGTGAGTAATATTAATCTACGGATGACTCCACATCTCGGGAACTTAGCTCTTAGAGGATGTGCTGACTTTATAGAACTCCACATGCCCGTTGAATGTCCGAACCTCAAAATCCTCATCCTCCATGTAACAAAGGTGGGTAACCTAAACCTCGGGATGACTCCAAATCTCGAGAAGCTATATCTTGTTGCATGTAATGAGTTCGAACTCGACATGTCTGTTAAATGTCCAAAGCTCATATACCTTAAAATCAGGGGTTCTAAGGTGAGTAACATTAACCTTGAGCTGACTCCAAATCTTAAGAAATTAGATCTTTCAAAATGTCATTCTCTTCTAAAAATTCATGCTCCAGTTGGATGTCTAAACAAGCTTGTCTACTTTCATTTAGGCACTCATTCAAATTTTGAAAGTTTTAAGGTGTATGATAAACACTATAACTCAGCTAACCATTATTCTGTAGCTACATCAGTTATAGAAGCACGATGCATACGTATATGCCCACTGCACCTTAATAATAAATTGCCAAAGATTGGGTTTAAATGTGAAACAGATGAACCTGGATCCTCATGGATGGGAAATCTTGAGAAGCTTGTTTATTCTAGTCTATGCCCTTGCAAATACCTTGAGTATTGGCCTGCAACTATTTCTGGTTCACAACATTTAAGAGGGCTGAAACTTAAAGGCAGTATTCCTGTAGATCTGTGTCAGTTAGAAAGTCTGGAGACGCTTTCTTTGAGTGAAGTAGAGATTCGGCATCTTCCGGAGAGCATTTGTATGTTGAAACATCTGAAAAAACTTCAAATTTCTAATTGTTGGGTTATTGAGCAGTTACCAGAAGATATATGCGGATTAGAATGTTTAGAGAAGTTAGACATATGGTATTGCACATCCTTACGTGATATTCCGAATAGCATATGtaagatgaaatgtttaaaatatttAAGTCTCTGTGGTTGTGAAAAAGTTGAGACATTGCCAGAGAATTTTGGATGTTTAGAATGTTTAGAGAAGTTACACCTAGCAAAGTGTACATCCTTACGAGATATCCCAAACAGCACATGtaagatgaaatgtttaaaaggTTTAGATCTCTCTTATTGTGATCAAGTTAAGAAATTGCCGGAGGAACTTGGTTCTTTAGAATGTTTGAAAGAGTTATATATAGAAGGTTCAGGCATAAGTCGTCTTCCACAGTGCATTTATCAATTGAAAGGCCTGCGTATTATTGGATCTAGAGAGCAGCTTGAGTCGTGTGGTTTTACATCCTTAAGAAATACCTCAGATTGCAGAGACTACGACTACTGCTGCTACTACTGCTTCTATGTAGAG CTAAAAGCTCTGGAGCCTTTATCCAAGTTGAACCAGCTATGA